In Nostoc piscinale CENA21, the genomic stretch GAAAAGGGATTAGATATTCAAGTTATTTATAGCGGTGGTAAGGATTTAGATATTTTGCCACGTCATGCAAATAAAGGTATGGCAATGACTTTTGTACGGCAACATTTAGAAATAGATGTAGCAAAAACCGTTGCTTGTGGAGATTCCGGTAATGATATTGCCTTGTTTGCTAACAGGGAGGAGAAAGGTATTATTGTTGGCAATGCAAGACCAGAATTGCTAGATTGGCACAAAGCTAACCCAAACCCAAATCGTTATCTAGCAACAGCTAAGTTTGCCAATGGAATTGAAGAAGGATTGCAGCATTTTGGATTTTTAGAATAATTAACTAAATCGTTGAGTTAACTTTCAAGATTTTCAGGAATTACGCACAAAGATTGTCGGTGGAGACTGGGCGTAGATGTGAAAAGGTATGAAGTGTAAGGGTTTTGTATACATACACCTCTATACCTTTACATCTTGCAGTTTATTTTTCTTTTTCGTAGGTAAGTCTTCATTTTGAAGCTCCTAGTTCTTCCAAAGTTAAGATTTGGGGTAAGTCAAAACCTTTAACACCAGAAATACTCATACCTTGATATGGTTTTCCAAGTTCTATAGTATGAATACTAATATTAATTTCTCCTTCTACCTGCCAAAACTTGATAGTCTGGTCTTGGCTACAGCTAATTAGTTGTTTGCCATCAGGAGTAAATACTATAGACTCTACAGCACGTTTATGTCCTTTGAACGTCTTTACAGGTTTTTCCTGATTTATTTCATTTATATCCCATAGTTGAATAATGTGATCATGTCCAACACTAGCTACAAATTTCCCTGTGGGGTCAAAAGCGACAGACAGTACTTTTTGCCCTTCATACAAATCCCGAATAAATGTTCGACTCTCAACATTCCACAATTTTAGTTTTTTATCAAAACCTCCGCTAACCAAGAGGTTGCTATCTGGGCTAAAAGCAATGCTGTGAACTTGATCTTCATGATTATGTTTACGGTTATCCAGTAGAGTCATATTGTCGTTTTTTTAAATCTACTAGACAAATAGTTGTATCTCGACTACTACTAGCTAGGTAGCGACCATTTGGGCTAAAAGCTAGGGATAATACTCGGTCATGGTGTTCAGAAAATTCCTTTGATGGTTTAGGCTCTTTTACATCACTCAAATCCCATAAAATGACCCTATTATCATTGCCAGCAGTAGCCAACATTTCTGCTGTAGGATGAAACACAACACATCGAACACGTTTATAATGTCCATTGATTTCAGAATTTCCTAACAATTCACGGATAAGTTGCCATTTCCCCTCTTTTAACCCCCACAAATAAATTTTATTATCTTCACAACCACTCGCTAAAATATCAGCATTGGGGCTAAATGCTACTGACCAAACCCAATTTTTATGTTGGTCAAGAGTTTGAAGTGGAATATGTGTGCGTTCATGATAATTCCAAAGATGGATTTTATGGTCTTCACCTCCACAAGCAAAGGTTTTACCATCTCTACTAAGTGCAACTGACCAGATACGATTAGCATATCCTTCTAACTTACGGTTAGATAATTCCCATCTTGTGTCTTCCTGATACCAAAATAAGACAGTGCGTCCATCACCACCACTTACTAAAAGTTTGGGATTATGAGACTGGGGACAAAATGCTAAACTCCTAATTGAATGTTCATGACCCTCCAATGTGTCTATCCAGTTGTTTTTAGAGAAACTCCATAGCTTAATTTTATGCTCACTCTCTCCATTTAAATTATTATCTATACATCCAACAGCGAGAATATTTCCATCTTGATTAAATGCTAGTGTCCGTACTTGACTAATTTCTGTTTTAAGGTCAAGTTCCTTGATCTCGCGATCATTAGCATAAGGATGCAATAAGTGTAATTTTCCATTTTCTCCTCCAATAGCTAAAATCTTTTGGGTACTATGATAAGCAATACATCGTAATACTGCCTGTGGATGTACAATCCAACTTGCATCTTTATTCCTATTTCTCTGTTCTATATGCGAGAGCCTGATATGCCCATCC encodes the following:
- a CDS encoding WD40 repeat domain-containing protein — encoded protein: MTLLDNRKHNHEDQVHSIAFSPDSNLLVSGGFDKKLKLWNVESRTFIRDLYEGQKVLSVAFDPTGKFVASVGHDHIIQLWDINEINQEKPVKTFKGHKRAVESIVFTPDGKQLISCSQDQTIKFWQVEGEINISIHTIELGKPYQGMSISGVKGFDLPQILTLEELGASK